TATAAAAACCTATGGACACTATCACCCCAAAGTAAAAGACAAAAGTTTTCCTGAGGTTTATCAGGTAATTAAGGGGAAGGCCCTTTTTCTTCTCCAAAACGAAACAGCCAAAGAAATCTTCTTTGTTTTTGCCCAAGAACCAGAAATAGTTATTATTCCCTGTAATTTTGGCCACATTACTATCAATATCAGCAAAGAAGACTTAGTTTTGGCCAATTTAGTCGACAGACATTTCCACTCTTTGTACAAACCCATCACTGCCAAAAAAGGAGGTTGTTTTTATATCCTTGAAGACAATCCTTTAAAATGGGTGCCTAACCAAAGATACAAAAACATCAATCAACCAAAATTAGCAAGACCAAAAGCTCTATTCCCAGAAAAAACCTATATTTATGATCTCTACAAAAACAATCCCACCCAATTTCACTGGCTTAATGAGCCACACCAATTTAGACTAAAAAAGACTAAACTTTTTGAAGAAAAAAGCTGGCCAGAAATTAAACAGGAGCTTGGCTTATGAAAATAAAAAAAATTTCTGCTCTACAAATTATCAACTCCAGAGCCATCCCTACTTTAAAAACTACTGTTTGTCTTGAAAATGGTATCTGTGCTTCAGCTTCAGTGCCTCAAGGCGCCTCTACAGGCAAGTATGAGGCTAAAGAACTGAGAGACAACAATCCAAAATCGTTTTTTGGTTATTCTGTAGGCAAAAATATCCAGCTGATAAAAGAAAAAATTAGTCCTGCCTTAAAAGGCATCAAAATCAATGATCAAGAAAAAATTGACCAAACACTTATTGATTTAGACGGCTCTGAAGATAAATCTAATCTTGGCGCTAACACTATTTTGTCTGTTTCTTTAGCTTGCGCGAAAACAGCTGCCAAAGCCCAAGAAAAAGAGCTTTTTCAATATCTCGGAGATCTTAGCGGAAATAAAAAATTCCATCTGCCTACTCCTCTTTTCAACTTTATTAATGGCGGCAAACATGCACAAAACTCTCTTGATATTCAAGAATTCTTAATTATTCCTAAAGCTCGATCTTTTTTTGAGGCAGTTAAAATAGGAGATGAAATCTACCTTTCTCTCAAAAAACTCCTTAAACAGAAAAACTATTCCTTAGGCTTGGGGGACGAAGGCGGTTTTGCTCCTGAATTACAATCCAACCAAGAAGCCTTAAAGCTGCTTAAAGAAGCAGTTAATAAATCTTCTAAAAAGGCTTATCTGGGATTAGATGTGGCTGCTAATAGTTTTTTTAAAAACTCTGTTTATTTGGTTGAGGGAACCTCTTTGAGTTCAGAACAATTTATTAACTACTTAAAAGAAATCTGCCAAAAATTTAACATAAAAAGCATAGAAGATCCCTTGGCAGAAACAGATGAAAACTCTTGGAAAAAGATAAAAAAAGAAATAAAAAATACCCAAATTGTCGGTGACGATCTCTTTGTCACTAGTCCTAAAAGAATAGAAAAATTAGGCGATTTTGCCACCGCTATTATTATTAAACCAAACCAAATCGGCACCCTAACTGAAACACTACAGGCTATTAAAAAAGCAAGAGAAAAAGGCTTAAAAATTATTGTCTCCCATCGCTCCGGAGAAACTGAAGATACCTTTATTGCTGACCTTGCTGTAGGGGTCAAAGCAGAAGAAATAAAATCAGGAAGCCTGGCTCGCTCAGAAAGAGTGGCTAAATATAATCGGCTTTTAGAAATTGAGGCAAAATTCAAACTTCCTTATTTTTCTGCCTTATGAAAACCGCTCTTATAATTTTAGACGGGTTTGGGATTTCGGCAGATGAAAAGACCAATCCAGTTTTTCAAACCCAAACTCCTTTTTTAGATTTTTTACTTTCTCAAAACCCACATCTTTTAATAGAAGCTTCTCAAGAAGGGGTAGGCCTGCCTTTTGGCGAGCCCGGC
The sequence above is drawn from the bacterium genome and encodes:
- the eno gene encoding phosphopyruvate hydratase, which encodes MKIKKISALQIINSRAIPTLKTTVCLENGICASASVPQGASTGKYEAKELRDNNPKSFFGYSVGKNIQLIKEKISPALKGIKINDQEKIDQTLIDLDGSEDKSNLGANTILSVSLACAKTAAKAQEKELFQYLGDLSGNKKFHLPTPLFNFINGGKHAQNSLDIQEFLIIPKARSFFEAVKIGDEIYLSLKKLLKQKNYSLGLGDEGGFAPELQSNQEALKLLKEAVNKSSKKAYLGLDVAANSFFKNSVYLVEGTSLSSEQFINYLKEICQKFNIKSIEDPLAETDENSWKKIKKEIKNTQIVGDDLFVTSPKRIEKLGDFATAIIIKPNQIGTLTETLQAIKKAREKGLKIIVSHRSGETEDTFIADLAVGVKAEEIKSGSLARSERVAKYNRLLEIEAKFKLPYFSAL